The genomic segment ATCTGGTCGGGTGCGCGGGTGTTCAACGGTCGTAAGTCGTTCATCGGGCTGGCGCTCGCGGGTGGCGGCGTCGTCGCCCTCCTCACCGCCCTCGAAGGGCCGAACGGCGGCATCTGGACGGGCTCGACCGGGCTGTTCATCGGCATCGCCGTGTTCGCGGGGCTCGGCGGGGCCGAGACGATCCGCTCCCGGATGCGCCGCAACCTCAACGCGCGCATCCTCAGCTTCTGCCTGTGGTTCGTCTTCGGTTTCTACGTGCTGCGCAGCTCGATCTTCGTGACCCTCGGGCCCGAGAGTGCCATCTTCGCCACCTACTTCGGGTCGGAGATCACCACGGTCATCACGATCGTGCTGGTGCTGCTCGGCGCCATCTCGATGTCGATCCTGCAGGCTGAGCGCTCCGGCGCCCGCGCCCTCGGCGACGTCACGGTGGGGGTGCACTCCGTGGTGGGCGTGCTCTCCGCCACCTCCTTCATGCAGCAGTGGGCGGATTGGGTGGAACGCGCGTCGTTCAACGGCGACCGACTCGCGATGATCGCCATGGACGTCGACAACCTGCCGCAGATGAACACGGCGTTCGGCCGCACCTTCGGCGACGCCGCCATCCGATCGGTCGCGCAGATCGTGCGGCACTACGCCCCGACGACATCGCTGCTCGGGCACACCGGTGCAGGGCGATTCGTGATCGTGGTGGTGACGTCGAACGCGAACGAGGCGGAACGACTCGCCATCCGCCTGCAGACCGCCCTGGTCGACGAGCCGATCGACCCGCAGCAGTCTCTCCGGGCCACCGCGAGTTTCGGCGTGGTCGACACCGACGGTTTCGGCTACAGCCTCCCGGCCCTCCGCCGGGCGCTCGACGACGCGACGCTCGCGGCCCGCGACGAGGGTGGCAACCGCATCGTGGTGGGGCGCGCCCTCCCGGCGAGCTAGCTGCCTCGGGCGCCGTGCTTCGCGCGGCGTCCTCGGGCGTCGCCGGTCCTTGCCCGGCGCCGCGCGACATGTTCGCGTGAGGTCGCTAGCGCGGCCTCGCACTCACCCTGGGTCGTCGAGCGCGGCCCGCGGCTTGCGATCGCGTTGGCACTACTCGGGCTGTGCGATCGCGATCGTCAGTTGGTCGACTGCGGTCTGCTTCGCGTAGTCGTTCGAGGTGGGGGCGGTCTGCTGCAGGATCTCGTAGGTGAAGGCGAGCGTGATCGACGTGGCCGCCGGGTCGAGCGCCGGAAGGATGAAGGTCTGCGTGTAGCTGTAGGGCGCCTTGATGTAGTAGCCCTGCGGCAGCGAGGACTGGTCGCTGATGGCGGCCGGCGCCGGCAGCTGACCGGTGAGGCCCGAGACCGCAGGCGTCACCGTCACGCGCGAAAGGTAGAAGCTCTGCCCGTCGTCAGTGCCCAAGGAGCCCTTGAGGGTGAACGTGATGGGCTTGTTCGCCCCCGCGGTCCACTCGTCCATGCTGAGCGTCGAGTAGTAGTCGACCGTGAGCGAGATGTCCCCCGCCTTCAACTGGTGCTGGGCCGAGCCACTGGCCAACTCGTTCACGATGGGAGTGATGGTGGCAGTGGGCGTGGGCGTCGCCGTCTTCGTGGGCGTAGGTGAGGCGGTGCTGAAGCCCGGCTGGTCCCAGGGGGCCGTTCCGCATCCGCTCAACCCGGCGACGAGCGCCGTGGCCAGCACCGTCGCGGTGCTGAGAACGGCCGTTCTCCGGCCCCGTGCCCCCTGTTTGCGCGCCATCGGACCGCCCCTTCCCTCGACTTGAGCCAATCTTAAGGTGATCTTGACGAGACCCTGGCTCATTGGCGCCGGGAACGCTGGGGGTCGTCTTCCAGACTGAGGGCATGGCAGAGATCAGCAACCCGTACGTCACGGACCGCACCGACATCGGCGCCGTCCAGGACGACCTCGCAAACGACTTCATCGAGTCGGTCGAGGCGCTCCCCACGTACCGCCCCACGATCGGGTGCATCATCCCGGCGTACAACGAGGCCGAGTCCATCGGCGCCGTGCTCGAATCCCTCCTCGGCCAGACCCGCCTCCCCGATGTCATCCACGTGGTGGTGAACAACACCACCGACGACACCGTGAAGATCGCCGCGCAGTACGCCGGCCCGCACCTCAAAGAGGTCGACGGCGTCGAGCAGTTCACCGAGGTCTACGTTCACGACATCGGCAAGAACAAGGACAAGAAGGTCGGCGCCCTCAACTACGGCTTCCAGCTCGTCGAAGGCTGCGACTTCCTGCTCGGCGTCGACGGCGACACCACGGCGGCTCCGGATGCGGTCGAGCGCCTGGCCGAGGAGATCACCTCCGACAGCCGCATCGGCGGCATCTCGGCGATCTTCTCCATCGACGACCAGCCCATCAAGGGTTTCATCGCGAAGTTCCTCATCACGGGCCAGCGCTTCCAGTTCGCCGCCTTCAACATGCAGAACATGCTGAAGGGCCGCAACATGGCGGTGCTCGGCGGCCAGTTCTCGATCTTCAGCACCAAGGCCCTCCGCCAGATCATGGTCGAGAACCACCAGGACACCCCCTGGGTGAAAGACTCCGAGGTCGAGGACTCGCTGCTGTCGCTGCAGATCAAGAGCGCCGGCTACCTCACCAAGATCTCCGCCCATTCGCGAGCGGATGTCGGTGGCATGACCACCCTGCGCGGCCTCGACGCCCAGCAGGTCAAGTGGAACTTCGGCGCCATCGAGCTCATGTGGCCGGGGCAGCGCGGCGACACCAAGGGGCAGCCGTTCCACCCGAACCTGCGCCTGCGCTGGCTCGAGAACCTCTCGATGCTCACCAACCTCGTCACCCGCGTGCTCTTCGTGCTGCTGCTCATGGGTTCGCTCTCCATCAGCGCCTTCGTCTTCTCGCCGATCTGGCTCGTGCCGCCGGTGGTCGCCATCCTGCTGAACCTGCGCACTGCGCTCTCGATGCAGAACCGCAACGGGCGCGACTTGGTGTTCGCCCTGTTCCTCTTCCCCGCCGAGATCTACATGTGGGTGCGGCTCGGTCACTTCCTGCGGGCCTGGACCAAGTTCCTCAGCCGCAAGCAGACCGACAACTGGGCCGCCCAGGCCAAGGCCGAGCGCGGCCGCGGCAACGGCTACCTCGTGCCGCTGGTCATCCTCGTGCTCGTCGTCGCCGTGATGGTGCTCGCCTGGTTCCAGCTCGACCCGTTCGTTCAGTCGACCATCCTCTGGATCGGCTGGCCTGTGCTCGGCGTCATCACCATTCTTCAGACACTCAGCATGGTGGCGAAGGTTCTGCGCCGTTACCGGGGGTACAAGGTTTGACCCCATCGCGATACGTCGAACCGGACGTGACACTCGCACTCCTCAACTCCATCGGAGACGAGAGCAGCGGCCGGTTCGTGCTCGACTTCATCAACCTCTGGGAGACCCGATCCCAGAGGTTGATGAACGCGCTCAGCAGCCACGACTTCGACGAAGCCGATGTCGTGCTGCTGAGCATCCGGAGCAGCAGCACCATGCTCGGCGCATGGCCCCTCGAGGCCATCGCCGGCATGGTGCATGCTGCTGTCAAGAAGGCCGATCTGTCCGCGAGCCTGAATCACCTGCCGCGACTGCGCGAGGTCGGCGACGCGACGTGTCAGGAGCTCCGCGCCGTGCTGGACCGGCCGGGGCCGTCGCATCCGATCAGCGGAGACGGCCGAGCCTCATGAGCTCAGTCGTCTTCGGAAGCAGCCAGTCGGTAGCCGACGCCGCGCACGGTCTCGATCCAGCGCGGCGTCGTGATGCTGTCGGCGAGCTTGCGCCGCAGGTTCGCCATGTGCACCTCGATGGCTCGCTTGTCGGCCTCGCTCACGAAGTGGGCGGTGACGTAGCTCTCGCCCCGCAAGAGCAACGCCAGGTCGGCCTTGCTGCGCACGCGACGCTTCGACTCCATCAGGGCGGTGAGCAGGTCGAACTCGCTTCGCGTGAGCTCGACGGGACCGCCGTCTTTCTTCTCGGCGAGACGCATCTCCGAGTTCACGCAGAGTCCGTTGTGCTCGAGCCAGCCGTCGTCGGGGTCGAACGATTTCGGGGCGGCGGGCTCCGCCGGGGCCGGGGGCGCGGCCGGAGCCGGGGCTGCGGCTGCCGGAACGGCGGCGGCGGTGTCGGCAACCCCCGCGGCATGGGCTCCGTGCGCCGGGGCGTAGGCGGGCGCGACGGGCTGGGCCGCGGTCGTGAGGGGAACGGGCGCGGGCTGCGCGACCGCAACCGGTCCGTCGTGCGCGAGAACCTGGCGCGGGCGGCGCATCATCGCCTCGATGCGGGCGCGCAGCTCGCGCGGGCGGAACGGCTTCGTGAGGTAGTCGTCGGCGCCGGCCTCGAGGCCCTGAAGCGTGTCGATCTCCTCGTCGCGCGCCGTGAGCATCACGAGGTAGGTGTTGCTGAACGCACGGATGCGCTTGGCCGCCTCGAAACCGTCGATGCCGGGCATGCTCACGTCGAGCGTCGTGACGGTGGGGTCGTAGGCGCGCACGGCTTGAACGCCGTCGAGTCCGTTGCCGGTCGCCACCACTTCGAAGCCCGCCTGAGTCAGAACCGTCTCGAGCAGGTGGCGGATGTCAGCATCGTCTTCGATGATCACCGCGACGCGTCTTTCCGCATGAGAGTCCATTGCGATGATCGTACCAACGGATGGGCCCCGAATTGAGTGTTTCAGCGGGCGATGCGGCCCGCGTCGCGATCGTCAGCAAAGACGCCCTCTTCACCGGCGGACTCCGGCATTGGCTCGGCTCGAACGATCCGCAGCTCGCCGTCGTGCTCACCGCCACCAGCTGGGGCGACCTGCTGCACGACCCCGCGTTCCCCACCGATCTCGTGGTGCTGGATGCGGCGTCGAGCAAACGCAACTCGGTCGAGTCCCGGGTGCGCACGTTGCGCGCATCCGGAACCGCGGTGCTCGTGATGACGACCGCCGCAGCCGGCGACGACCCTCAGCGCGCTGTGTCGGCCGGCGCGTTCTGCGTGCTCGACAAGAGCGTGCCGCTCGGGCTGATCGACGAGATGGCGCGCGGCGCGGTCGGGTTGCCCATCACGCCCTTGCGGTCGTAATGCATGATTTCAGCACGACCGATGGCCTATAGGGCATCGGTCGCTCTGAAATCGTGCATTACGCCGCCCCGTCTCACCAGCCGGCGTTCGTCGCCAGCTCGAGTGCCCCCGCGTTCCACCATTCCCCCGCGGCCGGGCCGCCGTTGCAGGTGCCGTCGCTCTCGCCGGGCGGCTT from the Herbiconiux aconitum genome contains:
- a CDS encoding GGDEF domain-containing protein; its protein translation is MALDQTTLLILSGLVIILCGVSFIVNTAMRRNDASGRLWSISFIAGMLTALSFLVWSVSPLLWWVLAIGNTAYVISIGAIWSGARVFNGRKSFIGLALAGGGVVALLTALEGPNGGIWTGSTGLFIGIAVFAGLGGAETIRSRMRRNLNARILSFCLWFVFGFYVLRSSIFVTLGPESAIFATYFGSEITTVITIVLVLLGAISMSILQAERSGARALGDVTVGVHSVVGVLSATSFMQQWADWVERASFNGDRLAMIAMDVDNLPQMNTAFGRTFGDAAIRSVAQIVRHYAPTTSLLGHTGAGRFVIVVVTSNANEAERLAIRLQTALVDEPIDPQQSLRATASFGVVDTDGFGYSLPALRRALDDATLAARDEGGNRIVVGRALPAS
- a CDS encoding glycosyltransferase family 2 protein → MAEISNPYVTDRTDIGAVQDDLANDFIESVEALPTYRPTIGCIIPAYNEAESIGAVLESLLGQTRLPDVIHVVVNNTTDDTVKIAAQYAGPHLKEVDGVEQFTEVYVHDIGKNKDKKVGALNYGFQLVEGCDFLLGVDGDTTAAPDAVERLAEEITSDSRIGGISAIFSIDDQPIKGFIAKFLITGQRFQFAAFNMQNMLKGRNMAVLGGQFSIFSTKALRQIMVENHQDTPWVKDSEVEDSLLSLQIKSAGYLTKISAHSRADVGGMTTLRGLDAQQVKWNFGAIELMWPGQRGDTKGQPFHPNLRLRWLENLSMLTNLVTRVLFVLLLMGSLSISAFVFSPIWLVPPVVAILLNLRTALSMQNRNGRDLVFALFLFPAEIYMWVRLGHFLRAWTKFLSRKQTDNWAAQAKAERGRGNGYLVPLVILVLVVAVMVLAWFQLDPFVQSTILWIGWPVLGVITILQTLSMVAKVLRRYRGYKV
- a CDS encoding response regulator transcription factor, whose protein sequence is MDSHAERRVAVIIEDDADIRHLLETVLTQAGFEVVATGNGLDGVQAVRAYDPTVTTLDVSMPGIDGFEAAKRIRAFSNTYLVMLTARDEEIDTLQGLEAGADDYLTKPFRPRELRARIEAMMRRPRQVLAHDGPVAVAQPAPVPLTTAAQPVAPAYAPAHGAHAAGVADTAAAVPAAAAPAPAAPPAPAEPAAPKSFDPDDGWLEHNGLCVNSEMRLAEKKDGGPVELTRSEFDLLTALMESKRRVRSKADLALLLRGESYVTAHFVSEADKRAIEVHMANLRRKLADSITTPRWIETVRGVGYRLAASEDD